TTTTGCAACTGGCCTTGTGGTACAAGTACCTGAGTACATTGCCAGCGGCGAACGCGTTGTGATCAACATTGCAGAACGTAAATTCATGAGCCGAGCATAAAGAGGCACTATGACAGACTTAATTTCTTACGACGATACTATCGACACTGCTTATGACATCTTTTTGGAAATGGCAGAAGATAACTTAGAACCAGCAGATGTCATTTTATTCACTGCTCAGTTCGATGAACGCGGCGCTGCCGAAGTGGTCGAAACAGGTAATGACTGGGTTGAACATGTTGGCTTCGATGTTGATAAAGAACGCTATGCCGAAGTACGTATTGGACTCGTGAATGAAGAAGACGACGTGCTCGACGACGTCTTTGCACGTATGCTAGTTAGCCGCGATCCAGAACATAAGTTTTGTCATATGTTATGGAAACGTGACTAATTTAAAGCAAAAGCCAGCTCATTCGAGTTGGCTTTTTATTATCCCTGCCGCCTCTTGGCGAACCATACTAAATAACGTCAGTCATCAGTGAAAACTTCAGCATGTATAACTGTTCAATGCCGGGATATATCTCTTGGATCACCTGTTTTAGTTGAGCTAACGTCATATTTTCTTGCTCAGCATGCAGCGCAGTCAACGCATCAAAGCGTACTTGCGTGACACCATCGATACGTACATGGCAAAATCGGCGTCCGTGCTCTAATGTCGACACGGCAA
This DNA window, taken from Vibrio palustris, encodes the following:
- a CDS encoding HI1450 family dsDNA-mimic protein; translated protein: MTDLISYDDTIDTAYDIFLEMAEDNLEPADVILFTAQFDERGAAEVVETGNDWVEHVGFDVDKERYAEVRIGLVNEEDDVLDDVFARMLVSRDPEHKFCHMLWKRD
- the yqfB gene encoding N(4)-acetylcytidine aminohydrolase, producing MKHITFFERFEADILSGKKVITLRDESEKDYEVGDVVAVSTLEHGRRFCHVRIDGVTQVRFDALTALHAEQENMTLAQLKQVIQEIYPGIEQLYMLKFSLMTDVI